The genomic segment GCCGCTTAATAGGCGGCGCTCATTTTTGTGTAGTGTTAATAATGTAAGCTCTTGAGGAGGGAAACTCAGTTGAGCCGGAAAAATTTGCCGAAGATATGCTTCATCAGTCCCTCTTAACGTTGGCGCAGGATAGCAGCCTTGATGAGAAGGTTAACCATCTTTGGTGCCACTACCTGAGTAAAATTGATCCGCAGGATGTCCCTGAATTTATACGCTCGAATTTTTTGTTTGCGCAAGCGCGTAGATGATTTTTTTATTTTTTAATCGTATATCATCATTACGCGCATCCGGCTTTCAACTTTCCCCGCTTTAACTTTACCGCTACCGTAGCGGGTATATTTGAAGGTCAGACTAAGGGGATAAGAGGTAGATTTGAGCGCCTGATAGCGTGAAAAAATCTTGGTTGTCGTCGGTTCGGCCTGGTTAACGTTTACGTTAATACCGTTGCTTTTCAACGCAAACCCGACCTCACCGGCGCTGTCTCGCGCATCGCGGACGTTCCTTAGCACGTTATTGCCCCCAATATTATCTGCGGCGAAGTAATACTTTACATTGCTGCTGGCGAATCCAAACTTGCTGCTGCACGCTATTTCGGGTTGCGTTGCAGGCTCCAGGTAACCGCGGGTGTCGATTTCTTGTGCGGATATATTGGGTATGATAAGGCTGTTGTTTGTCAGAGTGCAGGTGGTGGGGGTGAACTTTACGCTGACAATAATATTATTGATGTACTGATCTTTGTTGTTATTGCCACTAAAACCACAGGAAATGCTGCAGGGTGCTGGCTTTATTATAATTTGCTCTCTCAACGGGAATTCTTCGCCTATTGTGTATTCTGGTGGGTTAAGATCTTCCGGGTTATCAATGATTGCTGTCTTAATGCTGTATGCACTGTTGAGGCTAGCAGCGCTTTGATTGTCTCCAGGGTTGAAGTGGTTTTTATAAGACGTATTTGCCTTTAACGATATTTGTAAAATAAAAAAGTGGTTGGCGCTGTATTTTATTTTGTACTCCTTATTGCCTTCAGCGATGTGAGTAGTAAAATAATTACCGATAAATGTACAGAAGAAGTTAGAGATGTCAGCATCAAAATTCATAGTCGAGCTAATAAGTATTTTAGAGGGGTCATCTAAGTTGATCTCGAGTGTTGCGGAGTGCTTAGTGTTTTTACTTGTATCTTTTATCTTGCAATACGCCTGGGCCTGACTTGCGCTCAGTATCAGCATTAGCATGAATAACCCTTTCATAATAAATCCTTTTATTATTGACAAATGTACGTTTTATTTTCATCAATTGCTGCGTTCAGCGTTATGAGGCACGAGGATACGCCATCGCGATCTGCGCCCACCCTGATTTGCACCGGGATGACGTCAGCACGCATATAAACCTGGCTCCCCTGGCCGACCACCCCGATAGGGCTGCCCGTCATATCAAACACGTTATAGCCAAAGGTGAGGGGAGACGCGTCGGCATGGCGGGCTTTAACATACCACGGACTCCGCGAGTCGGTTTCGAACCGGCTGAGCACCACCGCTCCCCGGTAAGGCGCAACCTGGTTACGGTTGCCCAGCAGCGCTGTGTTGCTGTCCGTTTGTGAAATATCCAGAGTGAGCTGATTTTCCCGATACGGCGTCAGGCCATCATAGACAACGGTACCGGAGCGATCGGTGGTACGGTAACGCTGGCCGTTGACATAAGCGCCTGCAAGTCCAGGCGCTTGCAGGATGGCAACGGTGTCGGATAGCCGGTTCGCCAGGTTTACGCCCCCGGACCAGACAACAATACCGCCGGCAATACTGCCGCTAGCCTGCTGATATTGGGATGAATGGCTTACGCTACCGTTGAGGGTGGCGAAAGCGCTATTCCAGCTCAGGTTCGAGCCGATACTGGTTTCATTATTCTGACGCTGGTTGCTGACATTGACGCCATAGCTAAACTGATC from the unidentified bacterial endosymbiont genome contains:
- a CDS encoding fimbrial protein; translation: MKGLFMLMLILSASQAQAYCKIKDTSKNTKHSATLEINLDDPSKILISSTMNFDADISNFFCTFIGNYFTTHIAEGNKEYKIKYSANHFFILQISLKANTSYKNHFNPGDNQSAASLNSAYSIKTAIIDNPEDLNPPEYTIGEEFPLREQIIIKPAPCSISCGFSGNNNKDQYINNIIVSVKFTPTTCTLTNNSLIIPNISAQEIDTRGYLEPATQPEIACSSKFGFASSNVKYYFAADNIGGNNVLRNVRDARDSAGEVGFALKSNGINVNVNQAEPTTTKIFSRYQALKSTSYPLSLTFKYTRYGSGKVKAGKVESRMRVMMIYD